GgcgtgacagttgacccatagagttaaaatggcgcgtgaggagtcagtttgtacggactatatttgCCTTAAGTCCGTTTAACGCATTAACGACAGGTCCTGAGTACTATAGGTTCTCTTCCTGGTTCGGACcaagtgataagtttttctctAAATTGCTTATTTTGATtcttaataaaacttaaagctagccttatctaattactatataaatcatgaccgcgtggaatggtgccaagaatactggctgcatttccgcgctgggcagccaggctgatccgttgcgcaaaaaatgagccagcccttctgtcaccagatgaggctattaatcgcggtgaaatgtctcgtaaaaaaatttagcactaagactccatggccccagggtctccacggcaaacggcccaaaaatgtaactctctataagagaggcatacttgcgccgcttgccgttttcagctgtttctgctgcggctcccggtcttgatgctgtcttcctgatatgacacggggccaatgtgtaaATTCTTTTTTCTCTGGTGAATCATCCCTTTGTTCGCATAGGGACggattatataaaaaaagaaaaaatattataaaactccttTATtaaaggtttttcaaaaattaacacttaggtaggtactacttaggTTCATTCATTATTCTTACACACTTCTAATCAAAATGAGATTTTATGTACAGTAAATATTTCTCAAATATATTACATAAAACATAAATTGCATacttatcatattatattatatacaattattataaaatactaatttaaatatttacctaatCATTTCTATGATTtgtaaaaatgttacaaaaatacAATGCAGTTTggtaaatagataaaaaaaaattctattattacatacatatacatattttcTAATGAAAATAtgtatacttattttttttatctatctcatttatatctattttattatttttgttgattaTTGATAGTAAATTGGAGGTAGTTTGGCTAAAAACCACCGTTTCTCACCTAAACATGAAAAtgtgtaaaattaataaaattgaaataaatgacggtctaataaaataatataaaaaacattttttttaaacccctgACTGCATCTTCTTAGCCCGATCCGCTTCATTacgatttttcaataattgtatgTAGCCAGCTtgacactcgcgccatcaacatgatcgattttgataaaagacgtatcatttatcaaaatgggtttgttacgagcggacataggaacgggcATACATACACGTCAAACACacaaccctcctttgggcttcgccgcagacGGGTAGTAACAAACACGTCAGAAAATATATACTGATCGACTGGCTTAAaggtcacgtaatcaagacaatgagggtaccgaacgggcgtgggccgacttttatgctaagccttagcttggcgatcgggtgtgtccggctattaggcgtctataggtggcgGTCTGTGCTCAAACCATATTAAATGTATGAAACTTTGGCGCGTCACGACACGCCGCAACACGTTAATATATTTCCGCCTCTAGTCAGAACCACCCCGTCATTtgaatcacactaatattaaagCGTAGCGTATAGCTTCAATCCCGCACGGAATTCGCATCAGTTTGGCAGTGGttcgaccgccgacgatgaacgagaaacgagtagaactagaaactataaacgagttggcgatcagcgggaagcgagtgtgtagtttcgatggttttgtcgccgggctccgagcgattactcgcgccattcgcccgcggcagttcagtcctgtgcaaacctcaTGTGATCAAGCGAGCGAgtatcgctgaacgaatatcgctaaGCGAGTTTAtctttgaaagctcgtcgctcaacgataaaactagtaaagcaaatcgtcgccggcagtgtaaACAGTCGGAGAGCAATTTTGATAtattatgcatctctttcgtttacacggaatgtgcGTTTcttttctcgccggcggcggTCAGACCACTGCCTTTGGCTTTAATGATCAATTTACGCAAAAATACAAACATTATTCAATCATAAAAAATTCAGTTGCCAAACAGGAattgatttattatttctaaaattaaaataatattattatagcctatgaaattattgttaaatacaggatgtaaccaaaatatctgactgacacAAGAGGTCAactaacgttgcgtaagtatgcCACTCGGAGGCATttaccccagttttgcacgctatacattgcaggtttggaaaatactaaatcactaaaactacaaaatgaggcaaatggttattggtattggattgtgtttagatagtataacagtaacgctaagattttgctagtgttctggttacaccctgtatgtatacatgactttttgtatttattttgtgttCTAAATTATCACCATAATAATTTCATCTGTTCTAAAAAATTGGtgttaaagcctgaccagaaatatgAAATAATggtctgggggcgccactagtatatgATCTAgtctatggtcactaagtagtaagtagtcTATGGTCAGTAAGTAgtatggggccgattctcttgtcacaatctctaaactaaactaaaatgacacgtctaaatctattgctatctctatcataatgttgcttgcggaaaaggatagcactagatttagacctgttaatttagttcagtttaaagattgtgtagtAGTGTAAAGATTgtaaaatggccaccgacagaagccgatggagcCAGGACCACgaccttcagcaatgaaggaacgaccggagagagagaaagattgtgtacaagagaatcagccccaatggatttgtataaattagttccaggtattttccgcaatatggcaagttattttatttttctgttcaggctgtatgtaaaaaaaattagtttacaTTCCGTTGTACGCAGGGCCGCCACCGCCTTCGGGCACTACCCAGTTGATATTTTGTGAAGGATCCTTGATGTCACATGTTTTACCTGAAAATTCAAAAGATATGTTAAGTAAGTAAGtctttttttggaatttttgatTATAAGTCAAACATGAGTGggcttaaaaaaatgttttagaatatgcaaatgaaaccctttcatattacGACACCCCAATAGATAAAGTAACCAGTTTTAAATTTcgctctttttagggttccgtgcctcaaaaggaaaaatccacttcgttgtttgtctgtctattcgGATTCGAAAGAATTCGGAGGAAGCAAAACCCGTACTTCcttttgacctagaattatgaaatttggcaggtagcaatgtcttacagcacaagtaaagaaaaaaccCGAAAACCTTTAATTAGTGGatactaaattaaaaattagtgtGACACGACCAgctaattagtttactaaatcacatcaataTGGCGCTGttcgtcattaacttgcagtacAGCTAGCTGTACAGCTGTTGGAGCCATAAAAATGTTTACTATgctggtttgagatttcttgtacgatggtactgaacccttcgcgtgcgagtccgactcgcacttggccggtttgtttataatatattttttatgttctaCTTACAGTGTATACAATTTTGTGCGTTGATTTGTAACCTCTGTCCATCACCAGTCTCTAGAGGCACGAACTCGTACACTCCTACGAATAAAAATTACTAATTAGCTAGAATATACGTAAAAAATACTATGTTACAGTACGcggaagagagagagagagagaggggggGGGGAGAGGGAgggagggagagagagagagaagcaGGGCGGCGGCGGGAGTacggtacatcggcctttaaaattacatttcggctttgtagagcgttctctctgccactcatacccatatgacgctttgtcggtcttaaaGACCGAGaaagtgctctacaaatctgctgtctccttctaaagatcgatgctCATCACTTTTGGGCGCATCCTGTACAGCCAGTTCACTCGAGATTGTGTAAGGATCCTAACGATATCTCATACATCCATATCTGTCTAGGCATccagaagttatggtggaacaaAGGAACTCACACgcatacatacatgaaccctctCAGAAATTTTTTTAGTCATGTAAAAAATGAATACTTTTAAAGTTTGTATGTTATACCTGCATGATGATggaggagaactagagtaaccgacatagctcaacgggttgcgaagctgaagtggcaatgggctgagcacatagttcgtaaaaccgatagacgttggggtcccaaggtgctggaatgggaccccccactaggtggacggacgacatcagacgagtcgcaaggatccgctggattcaggcggcgccaagaccgtggcgtgtggaagtccctacaagagacctatgtccagcagtggacgtctattggttgatgatgatgatgatgatgttatacCTGCAGGACAAAACCTCGCCTCTGGTCCATCGAAGACAGCAAGATTTCTCTTCACAGGTACTGTATCATCTTTCAGTGTCAAGTGTGCTGGTTGATCTGCTTCGTGGTTCGTTCCTATGCAAATACAAAAACAACTATCAATTTAATgtttaatagcctcatctggtgacagaagggctggctcattttttgcgcaacggatcagcctggctgtccagcgcggaaatgcagccagtattcttggcaccattccacgcggtcatgatttatatagtaattagataaggctagctttaagtttaatttaatgtttaactTGTTATTCAAGAGTACTTTCCATGGTCACTGATGAATCTGTACCCTTATTCGCATTCATAATcgaattaatctaaatatataaaaggaaaaggtgactgactgactgactgatctatcaacgcacagctcaaactactggacggatcgggctgaaatttggcatgcagatagctattatgacgtaggcatccgctaagaaaggatttttgaaaattcaacccctaagcgggtgaaataggtgtttgaaatttgtgtagtccacgcggacgaagtcgcgagcataagctagtaagagtATAAGGGTCCTGATGACActctttatttacattttatcccggttactttttatcccggaaaaccatagagttcccacgggattgttaaaaaactaaatccacgcagacgatgtcgcgggcgtcagctagttttccattaaaaatagctgactatgggcctcataagaaaaatcagagtcactcagcgggcaatggagagaactatgcttgaactttctctacatgatcaaatcagaaatgaggagatccataagAGAACTAGagcaacatagctcaacggttgcgaaactgaagtggcaatgggcggagcacatagttcgaaaaaccgatagacgttggggtcccaaggtgctagaatagcgacctcgtaCCAGAAAACGTAGCGTTGGAAAACTCGGCACggccgtagcgtgtggaagtccctacaaaagatctatgtccagtagtcgatgtctatcggttgataatgatgatgacttatcAAACACTTACCAGTTAACGCCACAGATGACAGCAAGTCGAAGGTTAAGACTCCATCAGGTTTGGGATACTCGATAGGTTGACACTCTTTAGCTGCTTTTAAGCGCGCGTGGTCCGCGCCTggattcattttaaaattatgttagttttattttatgaaatttttaGTTTCCCGTGGAGAGACTGGGTGAGGTCTAGCCTCTAGTACTGTGTCGTGTACTGGAGTGTACTTTGACTTTTCAATAATCAATAAATTGTATTTGCTCCAggttgggtaggtacctactttgctcagacttaactttttaagaattaaaaaaaaacagatttatgtaaCAGATATAAATCTGTGATGACCTCCCTAGCGCGGTGATGAACGTTTTGAAATAAGTGGGAGGCCCCCTCGGCAGTGGtaatttggaaattcataatttctaaattgtctttggtctggtctggtctggtcggcTGGCTTCGGCTtcaccaccttaccggcaaagccgtgtcgccaagcgattaagcgttgtGGTACAATACCGCAAAGAATGGAGGAGAGTTTAATGAAACGCCCTCCCAGTTATCCGTAAGTAAAGTCTAAGCAAAATAAAAGTACGTAAAATACAATCTCAGCCAAGTTTAGTGTATTTCCATTCAAACCCCAAGTGTCCCCATTTCAGCTCAATCGGACACAAAGTAGCCGAAAAATCTGTTACCAATTGCGACGTAATAACAAGTCAATCTAAGTTAAAATATACGTTACCGCCATGGCTCAAGGTCCAAGGTTCCTTCCCGCGCATGAGCGTAGAGAACGCAGAATACGCCACACCCCCATACAAGCCGAGCGACGTGTGGAACGACGCGAACGGCCGGCGATTCCGGACTtgctacaataaaatatacgtTACCACCATGGCTCAAGGTCCAAGGTTCCTTCCCGCGCATGAGCGTAGAGAACGCAGAATACGCCACACCCCCATACAAGCCGAGCGACGTGTGGAACGACGCGAACGGCCGGCGATTCCGGACTtgctacaataaaatatacgtTACCACCATGGCTCAAGGTCCAAGGTTCCTTCCCGCGCATGAGCGTAGAGAACGCAGAATACGCCACACCCCCATACAAGCCGAGCGACGTGTGGAACAACGGCCGGCAGTTCCGGACTtgctacaataaaatatacgtTACCACCATGGCTCAAGGTCCAAGGTTCCTTCCCGCGCATGAGCGTAGAGAACGCAGAATACGCCACACCCCCATACAAGCCGAGCGACGTGTGGAACAACGGCCGGCAGTTCCGGACTtgctacaataaaatatacgtTACCACCATGGCTCAAGGTCCAAGGTTCCTTCCCGCGCATGAGCGTAGAGAACGCAGAATACGCCACACCCCCATACAAGCCGAGCGACGTGTGGAACGACGGCCGGCAGTTCCGGACTtgctacaataaaatatacgtTACCACCATGGCTCAAGGTCCAAGGTTCCTTCCCGCGCATGAGCGTAGAGAACGCAGAATACGCCACACCCCCATACAAGCCGAGCGACGTGTGGAACGACGGCCGGCAGTTCCGGACTtgctacaataaaatatacgtTACCACCATGGCTCAAGGTCCAAGGTTCCTTCCCGCGCATGAGCGTAGAGAACGCAGAATACGCCACACCCCCATACAAGCCGAGCGACGTGTGGAACGACGGCCGGCAGTTCCGGACTtgctacaataaaatatacgtTACCACCATGGCTCAAGGTCCAAGGTTCCTTCCCGCGCATGAGCGTAGAGAACGCAGAATACGCCACACCCCCATACAAGCCGAGCGACGTGTGGAACAACGGCCGGCAGTTCCGGACTtgctacaataaaatatacgtTACCACCATGGCTCAAGGTCCAAGGTTCCTTCCCGCGCATGAGCGTAGACAACGCAGAATACGCCACACCCCCATACAAGCCGAGCGACGTGTGGAACAACGGCCGGCAGTTCCGGACTtgctacaataaaatatacgtTACCACCATGGCTCAAGGTCCAAGGTTCCTTCCCGCGCATGAGCGTAGAGAACGCAGAATACGCCACACCCCCATACAAGCCGAGCGACGTGTGGAACGACGGCCGGCAGTTCCGGACTtgctacaataaaatatacgtTACCACCATGGCTCAAGGTCCAAGGTTCCTTCCCGCGCATGAGCGTAGACAACGCAGAATACGCCACACCCCCATACAAGCCGAGCGACGTGTGGAACAACGGCCGGCAGTTCCGGACTtgctacaataaaatatacgtTACCACCATGGCTCAAGGTCCAAGGTTCCTTCCCGCGCATGAGCGTAGACAACGCAGAATACGCCACACCCCCATACAAGCCGAGCGACGTGTGGAACGACGGCCGGCAGTTCCGGACTTGCTGCAATAAAATACGGTAAACTCATCATATTACTACACAAGGTGTTCGATGAAGATGCCGATTTTGATAtttatctctaaactaaatttagagtatctgcatctttttctttttagtattgccagaaaaggacggaaaatgaattattttaaacCAATTTAATCAATAGGCTTACGACTGTCACctgaagtcacgaggtttgacagatctaaattaaattaagtttgtctgtccttttcttataaCATTGGTGAGAAAAAGATGCTAATAccctaaaatttagttgcgctGAGAATTAGTACCAATGTCAAGCAAGCTGAGGTTAGAACCGGTGtgtcaaaaaaaattacgagccTTGTAGCGCGATACTCGTGGGAGATATAAGgacttaaaaaaatagaaactcCAATGTAAAACCCTGCAAACAGCTGTTTGTGGAAATGAACTTGCAGAAACTTCTGTGACGTCGAAGGACCGTTTGAATGTTTGTCGAGTAGCAGATGACATGAAAAGTCCCTAGCTTATGAAATTAGGTTAAAATCGATTTTTGTACACACAAAATTTATACAGAACTCGATGATgatgcatggatttaggtttttgaaaatcccgtgggaactcagattcttcgagataaaaagtagtctatgtccgtccccggaatgtaagctaaacCTGTgcctaattttatcaaaatcagcaaaactgttgggctgtgaaaaactagcagacaaacaaacaaacagagaacagacagacagacagatagacagacaaacacattttcacatttataatattaagtatagatagaCAAGCAAATAGACAAATAAGAATGTGAGTTAATATTGGATAGTCATCTATTTCCGACCTACGAGTATGTTTAAAATATCAAGGCCctagcttatttttttaattctcatTGCAggcattttcaaatttttattatttgttgttatagcgacaatagaaatacacattctgtgaaaatttcaactatctacCTTAATACGGTTCACAGCCACagaagcttagtaatagggtcccgctgGCACTCTTCGGATACGGAACTCTATAAGGATGGCGCAGGAGGTTGCGTTACCAACTTCAGTATTACCTTCAGTTCCTTATAAACGTATGATTCTCTCAGTTTGTCTTCGTACGCGGTAGGCGTGGCCCCCTTGTCGTGCGTCGCTTCGCCCGACAGCACCAAATCTACCGCGGTCTCGGCCGCCAACATACCTGAAGaaacataatccatacttaatattataaacacgaCAGGAGAACGAACAGCGCTATATGACGTTTGGTCACCTCACAAaataatggcgccgattctcttgtatttctctaaactaaatttagtctAAATTTACAtcttcatctttttctttttaattttttttatctacatctttttctttttaatttttttttttattcagatacaagttagcccttgactgcaatctcacctgatggtaagtgatgatgcagtctaagatgatagcgggctaacctggatggggtaatattgctaaaaagggacggaacatgaattttacattattaaagactctaaattttagtgcacgctacaaatttaaacaacaggctcgcgactggcagcctacagtcacaaggtttgacagttctaaattaaatttaaaactgtcaaactgtatctgttCTTTCCTAaatgcattagtaagaagaggatgcgaatactctaaaatttaggtgtgcacagaatcagtaccaatgtttgTGTCTCGCTAAACTTTTGTGTATAAAATtgtaggatatttttttttcatatgcacaaagaaattttaaaaatgtaatattttcaacttataacGCCATCACCACCATCACCCTCTACTAGCCCTGGCTCCGTATGCTATGTTCCACCTTCAATACAACTTACCGCTCTTCATGGCATTGTGGGTGCCCTTGATCCGCGGCACGTTGAGGTACCCCGCAGTGTCCCCCGCCAGGCAGCCCCCAGGGAACACCGGCACAGGCAGGCACTGCCACCCACCCTCTACTAGCGCCCTGGCTCCGTATGCTATGTTCCACCTTCAATACAACTTACCGCTCTTCATGGCATTGTGGGTGCCCTTGATCCGCGGCACGTTGAGGTACCCCGCAGTGTCCCCCGCCAGGCAGCCCCCAGGGAACACCGGCACAGGCAGGCACTGCCACCCACCCTCTACTAGCGCCCTGGCTCCGTATGCTATGTTCCACCTTCAATACAACTTACCGCTCTTCATGGCATTGTGGGTGCCCTTGATCCGCGGCACGTTGAGGTACCCCGCAGTGTCCCCCGCCAGGCAGCCCCCAGGGAACACCGGCACAGGCAGGCACTGCCACCCACCCTCTACTAGCGCCCTGGCTCCGTATGCTATGTTCCACCTTCAATACAACTTACCGCTCTTCATGGCATTGTGGGTGCCCTTGATCCGCGGCACGTTGAGGTACCCCGCAGTGTCCCCCGCCAGGCAGCCCCCAGGGAACACCGGCACAGGCAGGCACTGCCACCCACCCTCTACTAGCGCCCTGGCTCCGTATGCTATGTTCCACCTTCAATACAACTTACCGCTCTTCATGGCATTGTGGGTGCCCTTGATCCGCGGCACGTTGAGGTACCCCGCAGTGTCCCCCGCCAGGCAGCCCCCAGGGAACACCGGCACAGGCAGGCACTGCCACCCACCCTCTACTAGCGCCCTGGCTCCGTATGCTATGTTCCACCTTCAATACAACTTACCGCTCTTCATGGCATTGTGGGTGCCCTTGATCCGCGGCACGTTGAGGTACCCCGCAGTGTCCCCCGCCAGGCAGCCCCCAGGGAACACCGGCACAGGCAGGCACTGCCACCCACCCTCTACTAGCGCCCTGGCTCCGTATGCTATGTTCCACCTTCAATACAACTTACCGCTCTTCATGGCATTGTGGGTGCCCTTGATCCGCGGCACGTTGAGGTACCCCGCAGTGTCCCCCGCCAGGCAGCCCCCAGGGAACACCGGCACAGGCAGGCACTGCCACCCACCCTCTACTAGCGCCCTGGCTCCGTATGCTATGTTCCACCTTCAATACAACTTACCGCTCTTCATGGCATTGTGGGTGCCCTTGATCCGCGGCACGTTGAGGTACCCCGCAGTGTCCCCCGCCAGGCAGCCCCCAGGGAACACCGGCACAGGCAGGCACTGCCACCCACCCTCTACTAGCGCCCTGGCTCCGTATGCTATGTTCCACCTTCAATACAACTTACCGCTCTTCATGGCATTGTGGGTGCCCTTGATCCGCGGCACGTTGAGGTACCCCGCAGTGTCCCCCGCCAGGCAGCCCCCAGGGAACACCGGCACAGGCAGGCACTGCCACCCACCCTCTACTAGCGCCCTGGCTCCGTATGCTATGTTCCACCTTCAATACAACTTACCGCTCTTCATGGCATTGTGGGTGCCCTTGATCCGCGGCACGTTGAGGTACCCCGCAGTGTCCCCCGCCAGGCAGCCCCCAGGGAACACCGGCACAGGCAGGCACTGCCACCCACCCTCTACTAGCGCCCTGGCTCCGTATGCTATGCGCGTGCCACCTAAAAAAATGATTGATTTTTATAAGGGTTGGTTTTTATCCCTTGGAGAGAAGGTCGCTCACACTTATAATGCGCACTGCATAAAAAGGACAAGTCATATCGCGCGCCACACCCGCGCAAAACACGCGCCGCACGCCGCCACACATGCGCAACAGACGCGACACAAACGCACAACACACACGCCACAAACGCGCAACACACGCAACGCAACACACGCGCCACAAACGCGCAACACACCATCaaacttttgggccgtgaaaagctagcagactagcagacagacagacagacgtatgtctgtctgtctgtctgctacgacagacggacggacaaacatactttcacatttataatactagtatggaagTATTGATTTGATGATTATTATGAGTATAAAATATTCTACATCTAGGACTTAAGATTTGCTATAAAAGGCATGTCTAGATCTTACCTTCAAACATAGGTTTAACATAGGGGTGAGTCTTAAACTTCTGGAATTCTCTGAAGGGGCTGAGGTAGGGGTTGACGTAGTCCAAGCCCACCACAAAGCCGACCGCGACTAAGGGAGCTTCGCCTTCTTCCACTTTGAGGTGGTATATAAAGGAGCCCCCATACGTGTTCTTGTCTAGGGGCCAGCCTACTGTGTGTTCTACCAGACCAGGCTTATGGTTCTGCAgaaataacaaaacaattctaAAAATAAGGGAataaaggtcgacggttcaaatcccgcccgttgcactattgtcgtacctacttctagcacaagcctgacgcttagttggagaggaaaggggaatattagtcatttaacatggctaatattcttaaaaaaaaaaaaaaaaaatcttaacatAGAAAACCCAAATTTTCTAGCAAATTAAGGAATTTTCTAGAATGTAGGAAAATAGCTAGCCTTGTCTCTGAAAGAAAAATTTTAGCCCCCTATTCCTATAGGGgactaaaaatgtttttcttttagAGACTGGTTTACGGAATGTTACATAACCTTAGGAAATGttcagtacagtacgcggcagaaaataatgtacatcgacctttagaaagagacagtggTTTTGCAGAGCattatctgtcgttgagaccaacaaaacgtcacataggtatgagtgacagagacaacgctcgacaaagccaaaatctcattctaaaggtacattattttctgccgcgtactgtacaacagAGAGaacatattacaataattattgaacACTTACATACACACACTTATTTATTGTAAACTCACCTCTGGTTTGACTTCCCAAAGTTCTTTCAATCCAATGCCATAAGATTGTGGTTCACTTTTCTCTCTaagattaaatttattggataccATCTTTGTTAAGTGTCCGTGGCATCCtagaaaagaaagaaattaTTGTGCAACATCATAAATTcaataaggctgagatctatagagcgcactttgacttagctcagacttaagattaagtaaaaacgagacagatttatgtgagagatatagctctgtcgttttaactcagtcttaacTTCCTTAGAGAGCCAAGAGAAGTTAGCGCAAGCGCAAAACCACGACTCTGTATctgttatatataaaaatagtttaaatgttttaacttttaaacttcTATGTAAAACACagaaagaataatttattaattcacAGATAGAATTGAGTGTAAAAGATAAATTTTTATTCAGCTAATTCTGGATTTTAATGGTTTATCGTTAATAtcattattcttattttttatttatttgtctacCCTAATGACTTTATGATGccaattcttttttatttaattgactACGCTACGACGCCAATTCAAAagctaatataattaattattaaagaaagatgAAGGAACTCCAGTTCAAGACTGTAAAAACTAATGAATCCACTAACCTTCAGCAAATATGGTGATCTTGGAATGGAACTCCATGCCCCGTTCGAACATATCCTTAGGGCTTCCGTCCTTGGCAATACCGACGTCACCCGTCGCTACTCCTTTGAGGGAACCATCATCTCTATACAAAAGTTCTGCAGCTGCGCATCCCGGCCACACCTGGAAATAAGAGCTGCTATtcatcatcgtgatcatcaTTAGACATCTgacattatttataaataaataaataaaagtttattcagctcacaaaacaagaaaaaaacaaaacaaaaaagcaaaacatataaaccaaatgttacaaattaaaaaaaaaaatactaggtaaacttaaaactacgagctcgacagtactaaaaactaaaatgatgtcTTGTGTGATGTGTGAtgagcatgatgctgcagtatttgactactgcagcgctgattttcaggcag
This portion of the Maniola hyperantus chromosome 22, iAphHyp1.2, whole genome shotgun sequence genome encodes:
- the Etf-QO gene encoding electron transfer flavoprotein-ubiquinone oxidoreductase, mitochondrial codes for the protein MATALVSSSRQVGRLTNAAKRLYSDVYPKITTHYTIHPRDKDPRWKDISMERVAEETDILIIGGGPAGMAAAIRARQIAEEKGAELRVTLLEKAAEAGGHILSGACVDPIALNELIPDWQEKGAPINTPVTSDKFGLLTKSGRIPIPVFRGLPNYNHGNYVVRLGHLVRWMSEQAEAAGAEVWPGCAAAELLYRDDGSLKGVATGDVGIAKDGSPKDMFERGMEFHSKITIFAEGCHGHLTKMVSNKFNLREKSEPQSYGIGLKELWEVKPENHKPGLVEHTVGWPLDKNTYGGSFIYHLKVEEGEAPLVAVGFVVGLDYVNPYLSPFREFQKFKTHPYVKPMFEGGTRIAYGARALVEGGWQCLPVPVFPGGCLAGDTAGYLNVPRIKGTHNAMKSGMLAAETAVDLVLSGEATHDKGATPTAYEDKLRESYVYKELKQVRNCRPSFHTSLGLYGGVAYSAFSTLMRGKEPWTLSHGGADHARLKAAKECQPIEYPKPDGVLTFDLLSSVALTGTNHEADQPAHLTLKDDTVPVKRNLAVFDGPEARFCPAGVYEFVPLETGDGQRLQINAQNCIHCKTCDIKDPSQNINWVVPEGGGGPAYNGM